The genomic window tcccTAGAATACACTCATTTAAGCAGCTGGTATGCTGTTTCCTGTACCTTGTTGAACTTCTCATCCAACTTGGTTAGCTAGCCTAGACATACAAACCCACGTGttcaattttttccccacaagaTGAGTTATAAACATTGCTGCGCAGAAGACTTCTTGTTCTGTTAACTAACTTCTCCACTTTTCAGACTGCTTATTTTTCgcacattattttttcatcactctaaaaaggattttttttgtgtgttctgtATAGTTGAGAGGAATTTTtgagaaatactgaatttaCCTTACTTAATGAAAATGTACCAGTAGGTTTAGATGAGacatgtaatttaaaaaaaaattaataatctgcttttttattcttctgtacCATAAAAAGTTCTTCCTGGAGGTGTGAATATATTGACTAGATTGtacttttttactgtttttaattttagttacaGAAGTATTTCCTTATGACTATATATTCATTATCTATAAAAGATCTGTTGTCTTCACAGtgcttttctgtatttgcaaCTGTGGTATTGCAGAAGAGTTATTAGCTTTATGATGCATCATGAGGATGAGGAAATCCTCAAAGGGCAAAGAGGTGTCAAAATTGACTCTAAAATTATTACAACTAAATTAGAATTAAGCGGAATGAATTGGGGAAGCAGGTACTGTATGAATCACCATGGAAATGCGAAGGTCAGAGAGTCTTAATCTAGAGAGTCTTGCTGAGACTTGGGTCCGACTCAAAACCTAACACTTCAGTTTCGGTTGTCTGGACCTTAGAAGCACAATTAGAAAGATTCTGCATAAAAGCATTTGCTAATTGACCTAAATGTTTTTTGGTAGAAACTGTTACTGAAGAAGGCCATTCTCAATAAAAGCCATGAAAGATTGCCTTCTTAGTTAGTGTTTTGGATTTATAGACCACTGACAGATTGAGTCAATCTTCAGAATAAATGGATGACTTAATTTTGTTTAACCAGCCTCTCTTCTTTAGCTGGAAAGCAACTAGTGCTGCAGAACCTGATGAGAGAGAGACAAACAGCCATGCAGATTGCTTGAACATGAGaatttctcaaatattttgggacattttttgGACTTGTTGCTGTAGTTTTAAGAACTGGGTATGAAGTTTATTCCctaacagaaaatatattacattatatatttctattttgctGGGTCTTGGTTTTGCATTAAAAGTAGTTATTTTTATCCAGTAGTTGCTCAGAGATTGATCAAATGACAAATGGACTCTGAATTCTGTCTGCTTTGAATGTGTTCTGGTTATGCCTGTACTGcagatttatttaaaagcagagaCATGAGCTGACAATAAAATGGCAATAAAATATCTGAAGTACAAAAAGTCCAGTACAAAATAAAAGTTGTGTGTGGAAGAGGAGAGAGTATTTAAATGCCATGCTATTTTCTTGTCTGTACTGAGATTTAATGTTAGTGAGTTGCACATCCTccatctggatttttttaatgcagtgaaCAAGTGGACATATTCTCAAGTCTACTCAGTTAAATTTGAATCAACTGACCCAATGGAAAAAGAAACCTGGCTAATAAAGCTATATTGCATAAGGAAAAACTTGCCCTGCAGTCCTTTTGGTTGATAATGTTTTCTTGGGCTGTAACATGTTTAGAGGAAACTAGGAAATATTTGTGGTTTATATATAGTGAAGATTAAATGCACCTTATGCATTATGGGTTCTATGTAGCATTTGGAAACGAACACAGAATCCACATTGTTACATGTTGCTGCTGGGTATATGGCACTGCACATGCATGCTAAATGAGTTAGATTATCCCATATTTGTTaggtattttcaaaaattactactgcatttttaaaatacttttgggTTGAGAAAAAAGGCAACCAGAAGACAAATGTTTCTGAGGAAATAAAGACTTGCTCTATTAGAGATTAAAGATTTTTAGAAGGATACACAAGACAGTCAAGGTCAGCCTAAAGTAACAGTGCTCATGTGCTGAATagcctaaatatttttttctttcttctggcaCAGAGCAATAAAAGGGAAGAACCCAGCAGTTTTACTGCCAATACTTCCCTTAAGCTTTGTATTTTCCTATCATTATGATATGGGCTATGGGACACTATTGCAAAGGATTAAAGGTATGTAACTCTGTTCTGTTCTCACAGAGAACCAAGCTTCAGATAACctgttatgttttttttttttaatgtctgggAGAAAACTTGTAATAGATATTTGATGGGTTTTTGACAGATATAATATTatgtctaatttttttccttctgttgaaGTCAGGTATTTTGCTAGTCAAGGGTACTTACTATACTTCtacagcatttcttttcagttgttgtaattttctcttcttgtttttaaaatatttgaatgctAAGGTTATAAACACAGTTGATGTAAGAATTGACTATTTGGGAGAAATGACAGATGTAGTGATTTACTTCTATATTCTACTCCGCTGCTATTTTTCTGGGGAAAGGGCTAGGGATAATAAAAGGAATACAGATATGAATCATGGCCTTACATCTTGATGACCAAACACGGTCCTCAGGTGATGATCTTACTACAGTGTCCTCCTGAGACTGAAGAAAGATAAGTCCTGGAAAGTGGGGTCTTGCCTCGTAGTTGTCCCTTGTCTATGTGATTAAATGATATACATTGTGTTGAAGTTTATGGAGATGCATTTATGTTATCTCTGATTCCTAGTGAAGGAGACTGGCTCAGTGAGTGTTGACTGTAAGTGAAAACAGCATCAGGCCATGGCTTGACACCTTCACAAATTAACTTAGTTAATTAGCTTGGTTGTCTTGTCTGCACAACCatattgaaacaaaataaaaatctgtttcagcACTTAGTCTTTAGTCTCCAGATCTAACACTTAGGTTTCCTAACTCTGTATGCTTCACTGAAAATAGTGGTAGGTTAATTAGACAAAATCTGCTGTAATTCCTGCTGCATGCAGGTGCAAATACATTTAGGTGATGCAGGATTGTATACCTGTGAACATTTCCCCAACACCATTAAACAAACTTCTCTGGATTTTAATATGAAGAGTCACTTAAGCATAGGGAAGAAAGGGTAGTTCTTGGAAATCAAAGTGTTGAAAAGGACATTAGTACACACAGAGCAGAATTAGTACTTTGAATTTAGGATTTATATATAATGTGTTTACTGTGTACCATGTGGTCCTGTATAGGTTGAAGAGGGGCAATGTGGTATCCTATTGCTTTCCAAATAGGAAAAGTCATCTTCAGCACTTCAGATCCATTAGAAGAACTTCAGCAGTATGCAAGGCTtgtgaaaatgttttgcagaaaagaaactgtggaaccaaatagaaaataaaattttcttttagaaacatCAAGTTTCTAACATCAAGTTAGAACATCAAGTTTCATCAACTAGAAACATCAAGTGAGGTTTCCTAGTATCATGGCATGGTTGAGGTTGAAAGGAATCTCTGAAGGTTGTCTGGTCCAAGCCCCCTGCTCAGACAGGATCATCCATAGCCAATTGCCCAGGAAAATGTCCAAAAGGCTTTTGAATATATCCAGGGATGCATATTTCACAAACTTAGTACAAATAGAGTACAGATGGGAAGGTGCAGGAAAATAATAACTCCTGTGGAAACTTACATGTAATTCAGATCACTTCTGGAAAGGGAATCTGTACTTATACTGAAGATCTAAAACTATTAGGGAATGACAAACTGccttgcaagagaaaaaaaaagtgattaattTGTTTAGCTTTGTAAAAAGATGTGAGAGATTTGGGTCTACAAATCCTACTTACAGGATAAGATAAAGGAAAGtaagagaaggaaattaaacTCATTACCAATATCA from Vidua macroura isolate BioBank_ID:100142 chromosome Z, ASM2450914v1, whole genome shotgun sequence includes these protein-coding regions:
- the PLGRKT gene encoding LOW QUALITY PROTEIN: plasminogen receptor (KT) (The sequence of the model RefSeq protein was modified relative to this genomic sequence to represent the inferred CDS: substituted 3 bases at 3 genomic stop codons) codes for the protein MGFVFSKAMNDSLKGQQEFMRLQLELQLVLQNLMRERQTAMQIAXTXEFLKYFGTFFGLVAVVLRTGAIKGKNPAVLLPILPLSFVFSYHYDMGYGTLLQRIKGEAENINILDTQSTLLELPKGPPTFKDLXKIRLSQSNFFIEK